The nucleotide sequence GATTGCACTGGGACTTCTGAGCCACGTGCCCTGTTTGCCTCTTTAATTGCCCAGTCTGTTCAATATGTCTCAGGAAACAGAGCAATTCCTGTGGACCATGAGGGTATTGTTGAGAGTTTCGTACAGCCCATGTGGAGCTATGGGAACTGAGCCTGGCTTTTAGGAAAACTCAGTCAGGTTTTATACCAGCAATACCAGGGGGATGGAAGAAATGGGAAACAACAGACCTGATTCTCATTTTGGTATctggaaggagaaaattcagtttttgatTAGGTTTTGATAAATTCTGCTGTAGGTCTAGAGGTAATTTGTATCTACAAATTAATAGAGATCAGGAAATAGTTCCAGAGGTATGAAATCTGCAGAGCAAATATTGGAGTCCAAATTGTCTGTTGGCCTCAATGGGGATCCCAGTAAGGCCCTTGGGATTGgacccattttattttccacCTCAGGATGCTCCTCAGGACTCAGCACTAACTAAATATCCCacattttgctgtctttcctgTTCCCAGTTcatctctgccctgctccccttTCTGAAGGACTTACTAACATACAACTGTGGAAGTTTGCGTACTCCAGAGTTTCCCACATCATTCCTTAACTATATTCCCTCCTGTCACAAAGGAAGTGTGCCCGACTACAAACCACATTAGCAACGGTGCTTGGCTCTGCTTTGTGTTCAGTGGGAAACCCTGCTCCCAAAAGGCCATCTGGGCAGCACGGACTGGGAGGgaagcagtgggagcagggagcatcTCTCCAGActtgggaaagcagcagcatccttgAGGCTTTCTAAAGGGCTAACATCTGGCAGGAATTCTGGGGCAAGGCTGTTGTTGATGCCCTGTTTGAAACATCCAGGTCCAGTATTTTGGGATCCTAATGAGCTTTCTGTCCAGTAGTGTGTATTTTTGGAGTAGGAGGTGTGTAATTCCAAATACATTCTTCTTAAAGTCCACAGACTCTGCAAAATTTATAATAGGGAGGAATTTTTGTTATCACTTTCTTTAGGATTTCCCGCCCAAGCAGAGCATCTGTTTTGGGCAACTGAGCATCTAATCTGAGTAACTCTTCCAACTCAGTCAGTAACTGGCtaatttttcccctcagagTTTGTGcaaccaaagagaaaataaaaagctgttttaaaaacatgtttttatttcagattcttTAAAATTTGTCCGTGACACAGAGCGAGGTCATAAGAACCTCAATGGGTTTCCCACCCAAGGGAGATTTTGCTACATTCACCTCCCAGTAATACATTGAATACTGTAATTCTTACTATCATGCCAAATTTAAATATGTAGGGCCTCCAGCCTCTCTAGTGAAAGTGGAATGCCACAGAAGATTATTTTGCATTCAGCCTCCTCAGGTGCAGGCTCTGGATCAGTTTGAATGTCGGTGGAGAGGAAATTCTGAGCACTGACCCCTCGTCTGTGCCAGTGCACAACCACTCCCAAGAGCAAGGAGGGTGAGGTTGGCATGGCTGTTCCCATGGAATTAATGTAGTTTTTATCTGGGTGTTGAGTCGAGAATAAGAGGAAAGCAGCAAGAGGAAACAGCAATTGTCTCTAGCAAAACTGCTCTGCCCATCACAGGACTGGCACTTTTCTTCTTCGTGTGCTCAATTAACGAGCTGGAGAAAGGAGTCCCAGCTCCAGAGTTTCTGTTTCAGGGAATCTCCCTGAGAGGGATGAGCAGAGGGCAAGATTGGTTTCAGAGGTGGCATTACATGGGCTCAGAGATAATCCACGGGCTTTGAGGAGAACATGTGAAACGGTGTCACAAAAGCTTTCCCACAACTTGACATAAAAGAACAGCtcaacagctgctgctctgtgccgAGAGAAGGGAGCCCATTCAGGGCAGCACAATAGGGATGGAAAAGCAGAGCCTGGAAGAGGTCATTGAAGCCCTACCTGGTGCTCCAATAATGAGCTGCAGAGTGAGACAGAAATGTGTCCCTGCGCTCTGGGTGTGTTCACATTAAAGGCCCTGTGtgaccacacacacacattaatgtAAAGGTGAACACACCTACACATATATTAATGGTATTTATACAACTGGTATTTACTCATTACAGTAAGAGCTCCCCAAACATAAGCCCTGACATTACTTGATGGATAAATTGCTGGCAGATCTGGTTCAAGTTTTCCAGCAGGAATCCCTGGCTGTATTTTTAtcagagactgtcagctctcccagctgcaggcGCCTCCTGAGCACAGGCTGTGCATCCAACACAGGAACTGGCCGAGGGGAGAATAACAAGGAATCAGGAATTTGATTTCTAGTAAGTTTATGAGGataaaaatctcttctgcacccagttttcctctgtgtatagactaaatgaaaataattagagtaaaatacattttggggAGGAAGTGAGAAGCAGCATGTGATACTGAACTGATCCCAAAACACTCCCAAGACCCTTCTCCACAAGTATTTGTCTTGCAGGTATTTGGAAACATGAAGTGCTTATGACTTGACTCGAGAGTTTTCGAAAGGgctgctgagggaagggaacaaagatcaaagcagaaaatgtttacAATAATTGTGTGTACTTAAAATTAAACGTTTTTATTTGCAGTAAGTCAAAGTGGGAAAGCCGTTTTCTGTTTCCCATGGGCAAAGCTGGTGCCAGAGCCACCTGTGGGAGAACCACAAGTGGCTCACTGGGGAAAGCAGGTGAGTGGATTTGAGGAATTTCTGGACGCCAGGAGCTGCTCGCATGTGCGTGTGCCTTGTGCCTGCTCCAGCGTGTGCCTCGGCGCGCTCCCGGGAGCAGCATTCCCGCCATCCGCAGCTgacctcctccttcctcctcctccttcctcctcctccttcctcccgCATGTGAACCCCGGGCTGCCCCTGGAATGCTATTGATCCGCGGCATTAGTCAGCAGCCTTTCCCATCGAAGGGcagctctttcccagctcctgacaCGTAACTCTGATCCCAGCCTTTCACGGAGCACACACTCCCCACCTGCTCATCTGGGAGAAGGTCATTATCCGCGGGCTATTCACTGGCACTGGAGCATGCAAGAATAGCTGCTTCTCCCATTGTGCTGCCCATGGCCCGGATTGGCTGGCGAGTGTGGGAAACGCCACCGAGCCGCAGACCCACACACTCGCCCCGAGCTCGGACAGTATAAATATCGGGCACAGGCAGCTTCCAGCAACACGTTTCTCCTGGATTCCACTCCAAGACCTCTCTCCTCAGGACAGATGGCTCCCAGCACCGTTTTCTTGGAGCCTGACAACCTGCTGACACcgaaggagaaaaacaaagtaagtgCAGGCACCGCAGAGCAGTTTACACCAGCTGAGACCTCGCCTCACGCTGTTTAGGAGCAGTGGTGGGCAGCAAACAGCCCTGCGAAGTGTCAGGGGGAACATCCTATAATAACAggtctcttttcctttgctttttacaGCTGAGGAAGCCGGTGGTGGAGAAAATGCGCCGGGACCGGATTAACAGCAGCATCGAGCAGCTGAAACTGCTCCTGGAGAAGGAGTTTCAGAGGCACCAGCCCAACTCCAAGCTGGAGAAAGCCGACATCCTGGAGATGACTGTCAGCTACCtgaagcagcagagccagctgcagaTGAAGAGTGAGTATTGGGTTTTCTTTCAATCTCCATTTTACTTCCAGTCTGTGACTGTTGTATCAATCTCGAGCCATGAACAACTGCTCTAAACTATTCTTTCTTccatctttctctttccttcccatctGTAGCTGCAGGATCCTTCCATAAAAGCTCCCAGTTTGACTTCAGAGAGGGCTATTCCAGGTGTCTGCAAGaagctttccattttctctctctccacaaAGTCCGAACTGAAACACAGACCAAACTTTTAAGCCACTTCCAGAAGAGCCAGTCATCTGCTCCAGAGGTCTCCTTCTCCCCTGGGAACACCGGTGCCCTGAAGCAAGTGTCTCCAAAGGACAGCAGCCCTCTCTGGAGGCCCTGGTAGTTGGGGCAGTCCTCACAGCACGGACCTGTGACAGTCCAGAGGAAGGATCTGACTGCATCTGATAGTCCAGCTCTGATCCTCTCTCCTGTAGGGGATTTTATTTCCCcctgtgttttatttatgtatgAGAGAATGCCATGCTTTTGACTTTTTTGGGATCCTCTGGCAGAAGTTGAGGTGTTCTCTTTAGTGTTGAAGCTGTGTAggcactgctgcagtgctgcccgGGCAGGGGCGACGTCTTCAGAATGAAGGAGGGTGTTTGTAAATGTTACAGTTGTGATGGACAGGAATTGCTGTAGGAGATTTTCTCTAATATTCCCAGTAAGAGCCATCAGCTTTGCTCTGGCTTGACTGGCGACTCTGGTTGGCTCAGTCACTCCGGAGGATAAATTTATTCCCTTTGGTTCATGCACACTTGGTTAAAATCAATTTCTCTCTGTTTGCTTATCAGTTGTTCAGCATCAAaaatgggtttggttttggtttggatttctCCCTCATGGCCCTTTCATAGTCCTGTATATACAGTGTGAGGGATGACCAGGAGTTAGGAAACTATGTGGAATATTTCTACTATTTGATgcttttttcagtttagaaaaAGAGTATGTTATTGCTTTATGTTAAAGAAAAGTAGTAGGTAACAGGCTTGATTTGTCAATGTTATACATTTTGGGTGTAAGCTATGCTTTTTTAGCATTTTCATtataataatgatttttatCTGTATTGAGTGGTTGAATTCCTGGTGGATGATGtttctcccagtgctgggactgCCCTATGGCTCACCTGCATACTGTGTATGCGTCTCTGTGTGtgtagagagcaataaaatgcatttgtgtGCAACTTCTGTGTGGGTCTCTCCATCTGAAGGGTGTGCAGCCGCTTGCACCCCTGAGAAAGGTTAATGGCGCTCtgaagaaatggatttttttggaaagcTTGAGGAACTCCCATTCATGTTTACTCTGTATATTTTTATGAATCCCACCGTGTGAGCCACCCTGAACCCCAAGGAGTGCTCCTGTCACAGATTCCCTCAGCTGAATCCTACTGAGCATTTCCTCGCTCACTGCCCCTCCTGTCCCAAAACCCCTCACCTGAGCAGCAGTGTCCTGCCCCTGTCTAGAACCCGAGTCCTCCTTCCACACCATTTGTTCACAAACTTGGCCCCCTAagctgggttttggggggttggtTTGTGCCACGTTTAGAGGGGTTTGTACCAGGATTTGAAGGCTTGGTTTGCCAGGTTTTGAGGGGTGGGTGGGTTTGTGCCAGGTTTTGAGGGGTTGGCTTGCCAGGATTCGAGGGGTTTGTCAGGTTTTGAGGGGTTTGCCATAATTTGAGGGGTTTGTCAGGCTTTGAAGGGTTTGTCAGGTTTTGAGGGGTTTGACACGATTTGAGGAGTTTGTCAGGTTTTGAAGGATTTGTCAGGTTTTGAGGGGTTTGACACGATTTGAGGAGTTTGTCAGGCTTTGAGGGGTTAGTTTGCCAGGATCTGAAGGGTTTCTCAGGCTTTGAAGGGCTGCTTTGGTATAACTTGAGGTATTTTGCTGATTTTGGGCACAGCTCTCTCCCTACCAAAGCCTTCCCCGCTGTGCCCGGCCGGGAGGGCGGGAAGCGCTGAGGGAACCCGAGCCGCATAGCCCGGCGGCTTCCCATTCCTTTCCCATTCCTTCCCTTTCCGTCCCCTTCCTCCACGCCTTCTTTCGCTTTTGCTTTGGTGTCCTGCGGGGACCCCTGCCGGGGCACCATGAGGATggcgagcggggccggggggagaCCAGACACCACGAAGGAACGGCCTCAGGGGCCGTGGGGGAACCGCCTGAGGGAACCGCCTGAGGGGCCGTGACGGGAAACCACCTCAGGGGTCGTGTGGGACCCGGTTCTTGCGGTATAACCCGGTCCTTGTGTTGCCCCGAGGTCCTCGCCGTGGTGTCGGTCACAGAGTCGGAGCGCTGGCTGTGAACTGGGCCAGTGCCCCGTGGGCACCGAGTGTGATGTGGCCAAGAGCGATTTATGCTTCTTCCCTTCGTGCAAAGGCAGAACTGtgtgagctgctgcctgtggttAAGGGTCTCTGCAGGAATCACCGGGTCACAAAGACTGTGCTGGGCTGTCCTTAGCCAGAGGTGCAGAGAGAAATCCTGTGGGTTTCTCCCTTCTAGGCACAAAATCCAAGAACAATGTGTGTGAAGTTTGCCCTCCTGGCACCTCCACCACAGCCTGCATGTCTGAGACCTGCGccccactgcccagggaagcagcttgGACTCCTTTTGGGTGAGTTGGAGGCTGTTGGATCTGCATTTTAGTCTCTTCCAAACAGCACCATCTTCCTTCCAGTAAGGCTCCAAGTGTGGAATCCTGTTCCTATTCTTCTTGGGAACAGCTTAACTCCTCTCTTTATAAGCTCATTCACATGACAGATGTAGCGTTCAGCCTCTTGTCCAAACTTACCACTGCATGGGAGGCTCTCTGGTggttcctgcagcagagctggctaTGGAGCCTGGGAGAGCAGAACAATTGTGGTGCCTGGGTTTCAGGTGACACATCCCTTATCTAGAGTAGAACAGCTGACAGTTTGCTTCTGAGGAGAATCATTTTGCACTTACAAGCATTAAAGCAAAGAGGTAAGAGCCAGCTCCCACTTGGATTACCCACCAAGTCAGGAAGACCTTTGGGAGGTGTGATGTGGAAAACAGGGCAGCAGTGCCACTGGCAGGTTCTAACACCACAATTACTTCTTTCCTCACATCACACCTGAGGAGCAGGACACTTCCACAGTTCCACCTCTGATAGCAGTCATGGCAATCCTCGTCTCTGTGGTCCTGCTGGCTGGTGCAGCTGCCCTCCCAGATATCTGGCAAATGAGGAAAAGTTAGGTGCCCCATAAGTATGAAGAACATGACTGTAAAGGGTTAGTTTTACAAAAATATCCTGAAGAATGGTCTCAGTTCTTCAGCTGAAAATCCCCCTTGCTGCTTGTTGGTGGGACTgtttcctctgcagcagtgtCAGCGGTATCTCTTTTTTTGGGTAATACCTTAAAATCCGATTTGAGAGTGGCCCAACAGCGGTTCTTGCTCTTAAGAGAGAAGTAAAAGCCTGGCTATTAGCAGTGTAAAGAGTAGGATTTTCTGATAAAAGCTGACTGTTCAtactctgtgttttcctttgacATGTCATAAAGCATGACCAGCACGGCCAGGCTTTGATGTTCACGAGGAGAAAGGGGATCAAACAACTGCTCCTGTGCAGGAAGTTGGTGCCGATCCCGAAGGAACCAGGCCTGAATTGGACATTGTTTGAACTGTGGCAGACAATGGAGATggttaaaaaacccaagcacgac is from Corvus moneduloides isolate bCorMon1 chromosome 22, bCorMon1.pri, whole genome shotgun sequence and encodes:
- the LOC116454878 gene encoding transcription factor HES-5-like, with product MAPSTVFLEPDNLLTPKEKNKLRKPVVEKMRRDRINSSIEQLKLLLEKEFQRHQPNSKLEKADILEMTVSYLKQQSQLQMKTAGSFHKSSQFDFREGYSRCLQEAFHFLSLHKVRTETQTKLLSHFQKSQSSAPEVSFSPGNTGALKQVSPKDSSPLWRPW